In Pectobacterium aroidearum, the following are encoded in one genomic region:
- a CDS encoding lipid kinase: MTMSHYSAVKESGPTALLFINKHARNGDSSARYVKQLLLESRIHIVEPDENASGSCSDIIRAYADRVDFVIIGGGDGTLNSAAPGLVDTGLPLGVLPLGTANDFARTVGIPREIRQAVQVIVDGQRRAVDLGEVNGHLFFNVSSIGFSAALARGLSAKSKKRWGTLGYALAAFKLLKQSRPFRVEIDHDGMKERVRTVQVSVGNGRFYGGGMAVADSAAPDDGRLDVYSLEVSHWWEMVALIPFIRRGTHGRWRKVRAFSARQLTLNTPKPHDINADGELIGKTPAVFGIREKAIQVFAPPVPE, encoded by the coding sequence ATGACCATGAGCCATTATTCAGCAGTGAAGGAATCAGGCCCAACAGCGCTTTTATTTATTAATAAGCATGCGCGGAATGGCGATTCCTCTGCGCGCTATGTGAAGCAGCTATTGCTGGAAAGCCGGATTCACATCGTCGAACCGGATGAAAACGCGTCGGGCTCATGCAGCGATATCATCCGCGCGTACGCGGATCGGGTGGATTTTGTCATTATCGGCGGTGGCGATGGCACGCTAAATTCTGCCGCGCCTGGCCTGGTGGATACCGGATTACCGCTGGGCGTGTTGCCTTTAGGGACGGCGAATGACTTTGCCCGTACGGTGGGCATTCCCAGAGAGATCCGGCAGGCGGTTCAGGTTATCGTCGATGGGCAGCGGCGTGCCGTTGATTTGGGCGAGGTCAATGGGCATCTGTTTTTTAACGTTTCCAGTATTGGGTTTTCTGCGGCATTGGCGCGCGGGCTGTCGGCGAAATCCAAGAAACGGTGGGGAACATTAGGCTATGCGCTGGCGGCTTTTAAGCTCTTGAAGCAAAGTCGTCCTTTCCGCGTTGAGATCGATCATGACGGCATGAAAGAGCGGGTGAGAACCGTGCAGGTGTCGGTGGGAAACGGACGTTTCTATGGCGGCGGCATGGCGGTAGCAGACAGCGCAGCGCCCGATGATGGGCGGCTGGATGTGTACAGTCTGGAAGTGTCCCACTGGTGGGAAATGGTGGCACTGATTCCCTTTATCCGCAGAGGAACGCACGGTCGCTGGCGCAAGGTTCGCGCTTTTTCCGCCAGACAGCTGACGTTGAATACTCCGAAGCCGCACGATATTAATGCGGATGGTGAACTGATTGGTAAAACACCCGCGGTGTTTGGGATCAGAGAGAAGGCGATTCAGGTTTTCGCACCACCGGTGCCTGAATAG
- the gsiC gene encoding glutathione ABC transporter permease GsiC, with protein sequence MLNYFIKRLLGLIPTLLIVMVLVFLFVHLLPGDPARLAAGREADAAVIEMVRQDLGLDKSLPHQFWHFFTNILQGDLGTSMVSKRPVTEEIAMRFMPTFWLTVCSMVWAVIFGMAIGIVSAVWRNGWPDRIGMTLAVSGLSFPAFALGMLLMQIFSVELGWLPTVGADTWLHYILPSLTLGAAVAAVMARFTRASFVDVLQEDYMRTARAKGVRESLVVVKHGLRNALIPVVTMMGLQFGFLLGGSIVVEKVFNWPGLGRLLVDAVEMRDYPVIQAEVLLFSLEFILINLLVDMLYAAINPAIRYK encoded by the coding sequence ATGCTGAATTATTTTATTAAACGACTACTGGGACTGATTCCCACGCTCCTGATTGTGATGGTGCTGGTGTTCCTGTTCGTTCATCTGTTACCCGGCGACCCGGCGCGTTTAGCTGCCGGGCGGGAAGCGGATGCCGCCGTCATCGAGATGGTGCGGCAGGATTTGGGATTGGATAAATCGCTGCCGCATCAGTTTTGGCACTTCTTTACCAATATCCTGCAAGGGGATTTAGGGACGTCGATGGTGTCGAAACGTCCGGTCACGGAAGAGATCGCCATGCGTTTTATGCCAACCTTCTGGCTGACGGTATGCAGCATGGTGTGGGCGGTAATTTTTGGTATGGCGATCGGCATCGTATCGGCGGTGTGGCGCAACGGCTGGCCTGACAGGATCGGAATGACGCTGGCGGTATCCGGCCTCTCTTTCCCTGCCTTTGCGCTCGGAATGCTGCTAATGCAGATTTTTTCTGTCGAATTGGGGTGGTTGCCAACGGTGGGAGCGGACACTTGGCTGCACTATATTTTGCCTTCGCTGACGCTGGGCGCGGCGGTGGCGGCGGTGATGGCGCGTTTTACCCGCGCGTCGTTTGTTGATGTGTTGCAGGAAGACTACATGCGTACGGCACGAGCAAAAGGCGTGCGTGAATCGCTGGTTGTGGTGAAGCATGGGCTGCGCAATGCGCTGATTCCCGTGGTGACGATGATGGGGCTGCAATTTGGTTTCTTGCTCGGCGGTTCAATCGTTGTGGAGAAGGTTTTCAACTGGCCAGGGCTGGGACGGTTGCTGGTGGATGCGGTGGAGATGCGTGATTATCCGGTGATTCAGGCCGAGGTGCTGCTGTTTTCGCTGGAGTTTATTCTGATCAATCTGCTGGTGGATATGCTGTATGCCGCGATTAATCCAGCCATTCGTTACAAATAA
- a CDS encoding sensor domain-containing diguanylate cyclase: protein MQTGFINNSRWLDKTRAIVILGSMLLAAFLVISWTSYEVAKESLEEEIEENTLPLTSDNVYSEIQQDLLKPIFISSLMAHDTFLRDWVLKNESDPQALFRYLKEIDRRFNTVFSFFISDKTKLYYDQQRILKTVSESSPDDQWYFQHRTLSDDMPYVVDLRVDPENRTRLDIFISHKVMDYEDNFIGITGVGIPVERVKHLIEKYEQRYNRTIYFIDKEGNITLHGESYTRPLQIQQQQGLNRIATTVLTSPGGAYEYQSNGEHIFLNTRLIPEFGWYLMVEQTSHPSEKRLFATLLKNLGISTFVSVLFLFLLWLTIGGYQRRLEQMATTDKLTGLMNRQAFDYLFRRLGTKNALQHKSLSIILIDIDHFKKINDKYGHNVGDMVLKEVSAILSANTRSSDQSCRWGGEEFVILLDDCDINAAQQRAEALRHNIEITPLPYREGIIQVTASCGVAEYRAGETLSMLINRADIALYQAKQQGRNQVVSAI, encoded by the coding sequence TTGCAGACCGGATTCATCAATAACTCACGCTGGCTGGATAAAACACGCGCAATCGTCATACTCGGCTCCATGCTGCTCGCCGCATTTCTGGTGATCAGTTGGACCAGTTATGAAGTGGCTAAGGAATCACTGGAAGAAGAAATCGAAGAAAATACCCTGCCGCTGACCAGTGACAACGTCTATTCTGAAATCCAGCAGGATTTGTTAAAACCTATCTTTATTTCATCGCTGATGGCGCACGATACGTTTTTACGCGACTGGGTGCTAAAAAATGAAAGCGATCCGCAGGCTCTATTCCGCTATCTGAAAGAGATCGATCGCCGCTTCAACACCGTATTCTCTTTTTTCATTTCAGATAAAACCAAGCTCTACTACGATCAGCAGCGCATCTTGAAAACCGTCTCGGAATCCTCCCCCGACGATCAATGGTATTTCCAGCACAGAACGCTATCGGATGACATGCCTTATGTCGTCGATCTCCGCGTCGATCCTGAAAACCGCACGCGACTGGACATTTTCATCAGCCATAAAGTCATGGATTATGAGGACAATTTTATTGGTATTACCGGCGTGGGTATTCCGGTTGAGCGCGTTAAGCATCTCATTGAAAAATACGAACAGCGTTATAACCGCACAATCTATTTCATTGATAAAGAAGGCAACATTACGCTACATGGGGAAAGCTACACCCGCCCCCTGCAAATTCAGCAACAGCAGGGGCTGAACCGGATCGCGACCACGGTTTTAACCTCCCCCGGTGGAGCCTATGAATATCAGTCAAACGGGGAACATATTTTCCTCAACACCCGGCTAATCCCTGAATTCGGCTGGTATTTGATGGTGGAGCAAACCAGCCATCCCAGCGAAAAACGGCTATTCGCCACGCTGCTAAAAAATCTGGGTATCAGCACGTTCGTCAGCGTTCTCTTCCTGTTCCTGCTGTGGTTGACCATTGGCGGCTACCAGCGTCGTCTGGAACAGATGGCGACGACCGATAAACTAACGGGCCTCATGAACCGTCAGGCATTTGATTATCTATTCCGCCGTCTCGGTACGAAAAATGCCCTACAGCACAAATCGCTCTCTATTATTCTTATCGATATCGACCACTTTAAAAAAATCAATGACAAGTACGGCCACAATGTGGGAGATATGGTTTTAAAAGAAGTTTCCGCCATCTTATCGGCGAATACGCGCTCCAGCGATCAGTCCTGCCGTTGGGGAGGAGAAGAGTTCGTCATTTTGCTCGACGATTGCGACATCAACGCCGCGCAGCAACGTGCCGAAGCCCTGCGACACAATATTGAGATAACGCCTCTTCCCTACCGTGAAGGGATCATTCAGGTGACAGCCAGCTGCGGCGTTGCTGAATATCGGGCAGGTGAGACGCTCAGTATGCTGATCAACCGTGCCGATATCGCACTTTATCAGGCAAAACAGCAAGGACGTAATCAAGTGGTCAGCGCCATATAG
- the moeB gene encoding molybdopterin-synthase adenylyltransferase MoeB yields MLPELSDEEMLRYNRQIVLRGFDFDGQEKLKASRLLIVGLGGLGCAAAQYLAAAGIGHLTLLDFDTVSLSNLQRQVLHRDDRIGMAKVESARLTLSDMNPHLSLDTVDGNLDDETLSQLVSKHDAVLDCTDNVAIRNRLNRIGFQLRKPLISGAAIRMEGQISVFTYQPDEPCYQCLSRLFGANALTCVEAGVMSPLVGTIGSLQAMEAIKLLTGYGKLVTGRLLMFDAMTLQFREMMLPKNPHCDVCGE; encoded by the coding sequence ATGCTGCCGGAACTGAGCGATGAAGAAATGCTGCGCTACAATCGACAGATTGTGCTGCGCGGCTTTGATTTCGACGGACAGGAAAAGCTCAAGGCTTCACGCCTGTTGATTGTCGGACTGGGCGGATTGGGCTGTGCCGCCGCGCAGTATCTGGCTGCGGCGGGCATCGGCCATTTGACGCTGCTGGATTTTGATACCGTCTCGCTGTCTAACCTGCAACGTCAGGTTTTGCACCGCGACGACCGCATCGGCATGGCGAAGGTCGAATCCGCACGTCTGACATTATCCGATATGAACCCCCATCTTTCGCTCGATACGGTTGATGGCAATCTTGATGATGAGACATTGAGCCAACTCGTCAGCAAACACGATGCGGTGTTGGACTGCACCGACAATGTCGCCATTCGCAATCGCCTAAACCGTATTGGTTTTCAGCTCAGGAAACCGCTGATTTCCGGCGCGGCGATTCGAATGGAAGGCCAAATCAGCGTCTTTACCTACCAGCCCGATGAACCTTGCTACCAGTGTCTCAGCCGTCTGTTCGGCGCCAATGCGCTGACCTGCGTCGAAGCGGGCGTGATGTCGCCGCTGGTGGGCACCATCGGCAGTTTGCAGGCGATGGAAGCCATTAAGCTGCTGACGGGCTACGGTAAACTGGTCACGGGGCGGTTGCTAATGTTCGATGCGATGACGCTGCAATTTCGCGAAATGATGCTGCCGAAAAACCCGCACTGCGACGTCTGTGGCGAATAA
- the moeA gene encoding molybdopterin molybdotransferase MoeA → MESVTSGLLTLEQALENMFSQVPSLTETECVSLFDAAGRITAHAIASPINVPPFANSAMDGYAVRCADVSGSATLPLAGKAFAGAPFTGEWPAGTCIRIMTGAPIPEGADAVIMQEQADASEDGIRFPHEVKPGQNIRLAGEDIQAGASVLPAGCKLGVAELPLLASLGIAQIDVVRRLKVAVFSTGDELQPVGKPLEDGQIYDTNRFAVRLMLEQLGCEVHDLGIIRDDPSALRAAFHEADQLADLVISSGGVSVGEADYTKQMLDELGDIHFWKLAIKPGKPFAFGKLQHAWFCGLPGNPVSAALTFYQLVQPLLTRLSGYTQWHQPPRVRVKTTSALKKTPGRTDFQRGIFSRNAQGELEVRTTGHQGSHVFSSFSLGNCFIVLEQDRGHVAAGEWVEIEPFNALLGH, encoded by the coding sequence ATGGAAAGCGTTACCTCAGGTTTACTGACTCTTGAACAAGCTCTGGAAAACATGTTTTCTCAGGTTCCTTCCCTCACCGAGACAGAGTGCGTATCCCTGTTCGACGCCGCAGGACGGATCACCGCCCATGCCATCGCCTCCCCGATTAATGTCCCGCCATTCGCCAATTCCGCGATGGATGGCTATGCCGTACGCTGCGCCGATGTGTCCGGTTCCGCAACGCTGCCGCTGGCTGGCAAAGCCTTCGCTGGCGCCCCTTTCACCGGCGAATGGCCTGCCGGCACCTGCATCCGCATCATGACCGGTGCGCCGATTCCTGAAGGGGCTGACGCCGTGATCATGCAGGAACAGGCCGACGCCAGCGAGGACGGCATCCGTTTCCCCCATGAGGTAAAACCCGGTCAGAATATTCGTCTGGCGGGCGAAGATATTCAGGCCGGCGCCAGCGTGCTGCCTGCGGGTTGCAAACTGGGTGTGGCAGAGCTGCCGCTGCTGGCTTCGCTGGGGATTGCACAGATTGACGTGGTACGTCGTCTGAAAGTCGCTGTGTTTTCAACCGGTGATGAACTGCAACCCGTTGGCAAGCCGCTGGAAGACGGCCAGATTTATGACACCAACCGTTTCGCTGTCCGTTTGATGCTGGAACAGTTGGGCTGCGAAGTGCACGATCTGGGGATTATCCGTGACGATCCGTCAGCCCTGCGCGCCGCGTTCCATGAAGCTGACCAGCTTGCCGATCTGGTGATTAGTAGCGGCGGCGTTTCCGTTGGCGAAGCCGATTACACGAAGCAAATGCTGGATGAGCTGGGCGATATCCATTTCTGGAAGCTAGCGATCAAACCCGGCAAACCCTTCGCCTTCGGCAAATTACAACACGCCTGGTTCTGCGGTCTGCCGGGGAACCCCGTTTCCGCGGCGCTGACGTTCTATCAACTGGTGCAGCCGCTGCTGACTCGCCTGTCCGGCTATACGCAATGGCACCAGCCGCCGCGTGTACGTGTCAAAACCACAAGCGCACTGAAAAAGACGCCGGGGCGCACCGATTTCCAGCGCGGCATTTTCAGCCGTAATGCACAAGGTGAGCTGGAAGTGAGAACCACCGGGCATCAAGGTTCGCACGTTTTCAGCTCATTCAGCCTCGGTAACTGCTTCATCGTGCTTGAGCAGGATCGTGGCCACGTCGCTGCTGGCGAATGGGTCGAGATCGAGCCTTTCAACGCCCTGCTGGGACACTGA
- the gsiD gene encoding glutathione ABC transporter permease GsiD, producing the protein MRHWRRKAMLATLPVIRDKPVRTPWREFWRRFLRQHVAVTAGVFVLLLIAIAFLAPYLTPYDAENYFDYERLNEGPSSTHWLGVDSLGRDIFSRILMGTRISLAAGILSVLVGMIIGTTLGLLAGYYEGWTDRIIMRICDVLFAFPGILLAIAVVAIMGSGMANVIVAVAIFSIPAFARLVRGNTLVLKQLTYIESARSIGASDGTILFRHILPGSVSSIVVFFSMRIGMSIITAASLSFLGLGAQPPMPEWGAMLNEARSDMVIAPHVAIFPSLAIFLTVLSFNLLGDGLRDALDPKLKS; encoded by the coding sequence ATGAGACACTGGCGACGTAAAGCGATGTTGGCGACGCTTCCTGTCATTAGGGATAAACCGGTTCGTACGCCGTGGCGTGAATTTTGGCGGCGGTTTCTTCGGCAGCATGTTGCGGTCACCGCTGGCGTGTTTGTACTGCTGCTGATTGCAATCGCGTTTCTTGCACCGTATCTGACGCCTTATGATGCCGAGAACTATTTCGATTATGAACGCCTGAATGAAGGCCCGTCGTCGACACACTGGCTTGGGGTGGATTCATTAGGGCGTGATATTTTCAGCCGAATCCTGATGGGGACGCGTATTTCGCTGGCGGCGGGTATTCTCTCGGTGCTGGTGGGGATGATTATCGGCACGACACTGGGCCTGCTGGCGGGTTACTACGAAGGATGGACAGACCGGATCATCATGCGCATATGCGATGTGCTGTTTGCCTTCCCGGGAATCTTGCTGGCGATTGCCGTTGTGGCGATTATGGGCAGTGGGATGGCGAATGTGATTGTCGCCGTGGCGATTTTCAGCATTCCTGCCTTTGCCCGTCTGGTGCGAGGCAACACGCTGGTGCTGAAGCAGCTTACCTATATCGAATCTGCCCGCAGCATTGGTGCCAGCGATGGGACGATCCTCTTTCGACATATTCTGCCTGGCTCGGTGTCTTCCATCGTGGTGTTCTTCTCGATGCGCATTGGGATGTCGATCATCACGGCAGCCAGCCTGTCATTTTTAGGGCTTGGCGCACAGCCGCCGATGCCGGAGTGGGGGGCGATGCTCAATGAAGCGCGATCGGATATGGTGATTGCGCCACACGTCGCGATCTTTCCTAGTCTGGCGATCTTTCTGACGGTACTGTCGTTTAATTTATTGGGTGACGGCCTGCGCGACGCGCTCGACCCGAAGCTGAAAAGCTGA
- a CDS encoding nitroreductase family protein — protein MSNAFLQSIKARRSIYAIGNKLPISEDQVTALITEAVNESPSSFNSQSSRVVILFGEQHHKLWDIVKQQLKKIVPADAFAPTENKLASFAAGAGTVLFFEDTAVIEALQEKFALYADNFPVWSEHSTGIAQFAVWSTLAQEKIGASLQHYNPLIDDDVKAQWNLPASWKLRAQMPFGSIEQPAGEKTYISFEERFRVFK, from the coding sequence ATGAGTAATGCTTTTTTGCAGTCAATCAAGGCCCGTCGTTCAATCTATGCCATCGGCAATAAATTACCGATATCAGAAGATCAGGTTACCGCCCTCATTACCGAAGCCGTTAATGAAAGCCCCTCCTCTTTTAATTCACAAAGCTCACGCGTTGTGATTCTGTTCGGCGAGCAGCATCACAAACTGTGGGATATTGTTAAGCAGCAGTTGAAGAAAATTGTGCCTGCGGACGCCTTTGCTCCGACAGAAAATAAACTGGCCTCCTTTGCCGCTGGTGCGGGTACCGTTCTGTTCTTTGAAGATACTGCGGTGATTGAAGCGCTACAGGAAAAATTCGCGCTTTATGCCGATAACTTCCCGGTCTGGTCTGAACATTCAACCGGTATCGCCCAGTTTGCCGTGTGGTCTACGCTAGCGCAGGAAAAAATTGGCGCTTCGCTCCAGCACTACAATCCGCTGATTGATGATGATGTTAAAGCACAGTGGAACCTGCCAGCCAGTTGGAAACTGCGTGCTCAAATGCCATTTGGTTCCATCGAGCAACCCGCCGGTGAGAAAACCTATATTTCCTTTGAAGAACGTTTCCGCGTATTTAAGTAA
- the gsiB gene encoding glutathione ABC transporter substrate-binding protein GsiB yields MSVMTIKRRWLVAAGVTAAMTASPVWAAKDAVIAVGSTFTSLDPYDANDSLSQTVAKSFYQGLFGFDKEMKLVNVLADSYDVSPDGLTYTVKLHPGVKFHDGSAFNATAVKVNLDRASNPDNRLKRYNLFKMIDKTEVVDDLTVKITLKTPFSAFVNNLAHPAAVMISPAALKQYGKDIGFHPVGTGPYRFVTWNQTDFVKVEKFSGYWKAGLPKLDSITWRPVVDNNTRAALLQTGEAQFAYPIPFEQAKVLEKNDKLALVASPSILHRYISMNVTQKPFDNPKVRQALNYAINKEALIKVAFSGYATLAEGPLPSSIDYAVKYQPWPYDPAKARELLKEAGYPDGFTTTLWSSHNHSTAQKVLQFTQQQLAQVGVKVQVTAMDAGQRAAEVEGKGVKETGVRLFYTGWSASTGEADWALSPLFATASWPPAQFNTAFYSNPQVDADLANALKTTDRTEKQKLYQDAQDKIWADAPWIFLATERLVSANSKKLTGFYVMPDTLFSFEEADLKE; encoded by the coding sequence ATGAGCGTAATGACGATAAAACGGCGCTGGTTAGTCGCCGCAGGGGTCACCGCTGCCATGACGGCTTCACCCGTCTGGGCTGCCAAAGATGCGGTTATCGCCGTGGGTTCCACTTTTACCAGCCTGGATCCGTACGATGCCAACGATTCACTATCGCAGACGGTAGCGAAGTCCTTCTATCAGGGGCTCTTTGGCTTTGATAAAGAGATGAAGCTGGTGAACGTGTTGGCGGACAGCTATGACGTGAGCCCAGATGGACTGACGTATACCGTTAAGCTGCATCCGGGCGTCAAATTTCACGATGGCTCGGCGTTTAACGCCACCGCAGTGAAAGTGAATCTGGATCGCGCCAGTAATCCAGATAATCGTCTGAAGCGATATAACCTGTTCAAGATGATCGACAAAACCGAGGTGGTGGACGATCTGACGGTGAAAATCACACTGAAGACGCCATTCTCGGCGTTCGTTAACAATCTGGCTCACCCGGCGGCGGTGATGATCTCTCCGGCGGCATTAAAGCAGTACGGCAAGGACATTGGTTTCCATCCGGTAGGTACCGGACCGTACCGTTTTGTGACCTGGAATCAGACTGATTTTGTCAAAGTTGAGAAATTCAGCGGCTACTGGAAAGCCGGTTTACCGAAGCTGGACAGCATTACCTGGCGTCCGGTCGTGGATAACAACACGCGTGCGGCACTGCTGCAAACCGGCGAAGCACAGTTTGCTTACCCGATACCGTTCGAACAGGCCAAAGTACTGGAGAAAAACGACAAGCTGGCGCTGGTGGCGTCGCCGTCGATTCTGCACCGTTACATCAGCATGAACGTGACGCAGAAACCGTTTGATAACCCGAAAGTCCGGCAGGCGTTGAACTACGCGATCAACAAAGAGGCGCTGATTAAAGTCGCGTTCTCCGGCTATGCGACGCTCGCCGAAGGGCCACTGCCGAGCAGCATTGATTATGCAGTAAAGTATCAGCCGTGGCCTTACGATCCGGCGAAGGCACGCGAGTTGCTGAAAGAAGCGGGCTACCCTGATGGCTTCACCACCACGCTCTGGTCGTCGCATAACCACAGTACGGCGCAGAAAGTCTTGCAGTTCACACAGCAACAGCTGGCGCAGGTCGGCGTGAAAGTACAGGTGACTGCTATGGATGCGGGGCAGCGCGCGGCGGAAGTGGAAGGTAAAGGCGTCAAAGAAACGGGCGTTCGCCTGTTCTACACCGGTTGGTCAGCTTCGACGGGTGAGGCTGATTGGGCACTGTCGCCGCTGTTTGCGACGGCTTCCTGGCCACCAGCGCAGTTCAACACGGCGTTTTACAGCAATCCGCAGGTGGATGCGGATCTGGCCAATGCTCTGAAAACCACGGATCGGACGGAAAAACAGAAACTGTATCAGGATGCACAGGACAAAATCTGGGCGGATGCGCCGTGGATTTTCCTGGCGACAGAGCGTTTAGTCTCGGCTAACAGCAAAAAGCTCACTGGTTTTTACGTGATGCCGGATACCTTGTTCAGTTTTGAAGAGGCTGACCTGAAGGAATAA
- the gsiA gene encoding glutathione ABC transporter ATP-binding protein GsiA: MSPTQDHYASLSSPIPGLVLPETRVVEVRNLSVYFEQQGQRTDAVRNLTFSVDRGETLAIVGESGSGKSVTSLALMRLVEHAGGVIHQGDMLFRRRDGQVLDLRGARQRMMRTLRGADLAMIFQEPMTSLNPVFPVGEQIAESIRLHQGMDRRAARAETLRMLDLVRIPEARNVLDRYPHQLSGGMRQRVMIAMALSCKPSLLIADEPTTALDVTIQAQILQLIRVLQREMAMAVIFITHDMGVVAEVAERVLVMHRGESVEAGSVGQIFTAPQHPYTQGLLAAVPALGSMRGQPFPEKFPLLDHNAVRIADNVPQDTVPVQTEPILQVRNLVTRFPIRSGLLNRVTRQVHAVENVSFDLWPGETLSLVGESGCGKSTTGRALLQLVESQKGDIIFNGQRIHQLKGAALQHLRRDIQLIFQDPYASLDPRLTVGFSIMEPLLVHNICRRQEAEKRVEWLLSRVGLEPEHARRYPHEFSGGQRQRICIARALALNPKVVIADEAVSALDVSIQAQIINLMLELQREFGIAFLFISHDMAVVERISHRVAVMYMGQIVEIGSRQDVFERPRHPYTRKLMSAVPIADPSCRQREQVLLVDEIPSPIRALGDEPSTAPLVQVGERHFVARHPIAGAY, from the coding sequence ATGTCGCCCACACAGGATCATTATGCCTCGCTGTCTTCCCCTATTCCGGGGCTTGTTTTGCCTGAAACTCGGGTGGTGGAAGTCCGCAACCTGAGTGTGTACTTCGAACAGCAGGGGCAGCGGACGGACGCGGTGCGTAATTTAACGTTCTCTGTCGATCGGGGTGAAACGCTGGCCATCGTCGGGGAATCGGGGTCGGGTAAGTCAGTGACGTCGCTGGCTCTGATGCGATTGGTTGAACATGCGGGCGGCGTGATTCATCAGGGCGATATGCTATTCCGTCGTCGCGATGGGCAAGTGCTGGATCTGCGCGGAGCGCGTCAGCGGATGATGCGCACATTGCGTGGTGCTGATTTGGCGATGATTTTTCAGGAGCCAATGACGTCGCTGAATCCCGTTTTTCCCGTCGGCGAACAAATAGCGGAGTCGATTCGTTTGCATCAGGGAATGGACAGACGCGCCGCGCGAGCAGAAACGTTACGCATGCTGGATCTGGTAAGAATACCGGAAGCGCGCAACGTGTTGGATCGCTATCCGCACCAACTGTCCGGCGGCATGCGCCAGCGGGTGATGATTGCGATGGCGCTCTCCTGCAAGCCGTCGCTGCTGATTGCCGATGAGCCGACAACTGCGCTGGATGTCACTATTCAGGCGCAAATTCTGCAATTGATTCGTGTGCTACAGCGTGAAATGGCAATGGCCGTGATTTTCATCACCCATGACATGGGCGTGGTGGCGGAAGTGGCTGAACGCGTATTGGTTATGCACCGTGGAGAAAGCGTTGAAGCGGGGAGCGTTGGGCAGATCTTCACTGCGCCGCAGCATCCGTATACGCAGGGGCTGTTGGCCGCAGTACCCGCGTTGGGGTCAATGCGCGGCCAACCGTTCCCGGAAAAATTTCCGCTGCTGGATCACAACGCTGTACGCATCGCGGACAACGTTCCGCAGGACACCGTTCCCGTACAGACGGAGCCGATCTTACAGGTTCGCAATCTAGTGACACGTTTTCCTATTCGCAGCGGTTTATTGAACCGCGTAACCCGGCAGGTGCACGCGGTGGAAAACGTCAGCTTCGATCTCTGGCCGGGCGAAACGCTTTCGCTGGTTGGCGAATCAGGATGCGGCAAATCCACGACCGGTCGCGCGTTGCTCCAACTGGTTGAAAGCCAGAAGGGCGACATTATCTTTAATGGTCAGCGCATCCATCAGTTAAAAGGAGCGGCGTTACAGCATCTGCGGCGTGATATTCAGCTGATTTTTCAGGATCCGTATGCGTCACTGGATCCCCGCCTGACGGTCGGGTTCTCGATTATGGAACCGCTACTGGTACACAACATCTGCCGTCGGCAGGAGGCGGAGAAGCGCGTGGAGTGGCTGCTGTCACGCGTGGGATTGGAGCCGGAACACGCCCGGCGTTACCCGCATGAGTTTTCTGGCGGCCAGCGCCAGCGCATTTGTATCGCCAGAGCGCTGGCGCTGAACCCGAAAGTGGTGATTGCGGATGAAGCGGTATCCGCGCTGGACGTGTCGATTCAGGCACAAATCATCAATCTGATGCTGGAACTGCAACGTGAGTTCGGCATCGCGTTTTTGTTTATTTCACATGATATGGCGGTGGTCGAGCGCATCAGCCATCGTGTGGCGGTGATGTACATGGGGCAGATTGTCGAGATTGGCTCACGGCAAGACGTATTCGAGCGACCGCGGCATCCTTATACCCGCAAGTTGATGTCGGCAGTACCGATTGCCGATCCCTCATGCCGACAGCGCGAGCAAGTGCTGCTGGTTGATGAAATACCCAGCCCGATTCGGGCGCTTGGCGACGAACCAAGCACGGCACCTCTGGTGCAGGTGGGTGAGCGACACTTTGTTGCGCGCCATCCGATAGCCGGTGCTTATTGA